Proteins encoded together in one candidate division WOR-3 bacterium window:
- a CDS encoding T9SS type A sorting domain-containing protein, producing the protein MKLSIVAALLLAVGMAAAWDPDVRLTDNSYSDNSYWSGQRRVAVDSAGRIHVIWYVMNSGLGTYRFQVYYKRFNPGAGWTQDTMLSADLYAASTHNKYPAITVGSTGRVVAAWGNDTSDGADAFIYYKTCLPEGEGNGGWDSVARLLSNGGTGFTRESPNLAATPDGHVHAVWREVKPGGGSCIAYRELIDTVWQAQVDLELNSNYKVYPAIAGGPDNSVHVVWHGRNGPSGYYNVWYTARADSTWGAMENVSNGSRHQMYPSVAVDPATGEPHAIWEGYEPSGTRLRIIHNRRAGGSWQTCDTVSESGSSYDQDIGQVAFTLDGSGHAVWVGRSDSSSSVGQLRYSQRLPSGTWSTPIDVTDTTGTRERPSVAASQFNLHVVWSDYRDGNSEMYYKHDSLVTAVGEGEQPAVPSSYAGVNFVGTVLWLKKGTSASPSWLMDAMGRKVAELGDGANDVSSLAPGVYFVRVAGAQAQARAVRKVVVTR; encoded by the coding sequence GTGAAGCTTAGCATCGTTGCTGCATTGCTGCTGGCGGTAGGGATGGCCGCAGCCTGGGACCCGGATGTCAGGCTGACTGACAACTCGTACTCAGACAACAGCTACTGGAGCGGGCAGCGTCGGGTTGCCGTAGACTCGGCGGGACGGATTCACGTCATCTGGTACGTGATGAACTCGGGCCTGGGCACTTACCGGTTCCAGGTCTACTACAAGCGGTTCAATCCCGGCGCCGGCTGGACCCAGGATACGATGCTGAGCGCTGACCTCTACGCTGCCAGCACGCACAACAAGTACCCGGCCATCACCGTCGGCTCCACGGGTCGCGTCGTCGCAGCCTGGGGCAACGACACGTCGGACGGAGCCGACGCTTTCATCTACTACAAGACCTGCCTGCCCGAAGGCGAAGGGAACGGCGGTTGGGATTCAGTTGCACGGCTCCTGTCCAACGGCGGCACTGGCTTCACCCGCGAGAGCCCCAACCTGGCGGCGACGCCGGACGGCCATGTCCACGCGGTCTGGCGGGAGGTCAAGCCGGGCGGCGGCAGCTGCATCGCCTATCGCGAACTCATCGATACGGTCTGGCAGGCGCAGGTTGACCTGGAACTGAACTCCAACTACAAGGTCTACCCGGCAATCGCGGGTGGGCCGGACAACAGCGTGCACGTGGTCTGGCACGGGCGGAACGGCCCCAGCGGCTACTACAACGTCTGGTACACAGCCCGGGCCGATTCTACATGGGGAGCGATGGAGAACGTCTCCAACGGCTCGCGCCACCAGATGTATCCGTCGGTCGCGGTTGACCCGGCGACCGGCGAGCCGCACGCGATCTGGGAAGGCTACGAGCCGAGCGGGACAAGGCTCCGCATAATCCACAACCGGCGAGCCGGAGGCAGCTGGCAGACGTGCGACACGGTTTCCGAATCAGGTTCGTCCTATGACCAGGACATCGGGCAGGTGGCGTTCACGCTTGATGGCAGCGGCCATGCAGTATGGGTGGGCAGGAGCGATTCCTCCAGCTCTGTTGGCCAGCTTCGTTATAGCCAGCGCTTGCCATCCGGGACTTGGAGCACGCCGATTGATGTCACGGACACGACGGGCACTCGGGAGCGTCCCTCGGTAGCAGCCTCCCAGTTCAACCTTCACGTTGTGTGGTCTGACTACCGCGACGGCAACTCGGAGATGTACTACAAGCACGATTCGCTCGTCACGGCGGTTGGCGAAGGCGAGCAACCGGCAGTGCCAAGCTCGTATGCCGGAGTGAACTTTGTGGGAACGGTGCTCTGGCTGAAGAAAGGCACAAGCGCAAGCCCAAGCTGGTTGATGGATGCGATGGGGCGGAAGGTCGCGGAGCTTGGCGATGGAGCCAATGACGTCAGCAGTCTGGCTCCCGGCGTCTATTTCGTCAGGGTAGCAGGAGCGCAAGCGCAGGCGCGGGCCGTCCGAAAGGTCGTTGTCACGCGCTAG